A stretch of the Erinaceus europaeus chromosome 1, mEriEur2.1, whole genome shotgun sequence genome encodes the following:
- the EBAG9 gene encoding receptor-binding cancer antigen expressed on SiSo cells encodes MAITQFRLFKVCTCLATVFSFLKRLICRSGRGRKLSGDQITLPTTVDYSSVPKQTDIEEWTSWDEDAPTSIKIEGGNGNVAAQQNSLEQLEPDYFKDMTPTIRKTQKIIIKKREPLNFGTPDGSTGFSSRLAATQDIPFIHQSPELGDLDTWQENTNAWEEEEDAAWQAEEVLRQQKIADREKRAAEQQRKKMEKEAQRLMKKEQNKIGVKLS; translated from the exons ATGGCTATCACACAGTTTCGATTATTTAAAGTTTGTACCTGCCTAGCAACTGTGTTCTCATTCCTAAAGCGATTAATATGCAG ATCTGGGAGAGGACGGAAATTAAGTGGAGACCAGATTACTTTACCAACTACAGTTGATTACTCATCAGTTCCTAAACAG ACAGATATTGAAGAATGGACTTCCTGGGATGAAGATGCGCCTACCAGCATAAAGATTGAAGGAGGGAATGGGAATGTGGCCGCACAGCAAAACTCATTGGAACAACTGGAACCTGACTATTTTAAGGACATGACACCAACTATAAGGAAAACTCAGAAA ATCATTATTAAGAAGAGAGAACCATTAAATTTTGGCACCCCAGATGGTAGCACAGGTTTCTCTAGTAGATTAGCAGCTACACAAGACATACCTTTCATTCACCAATCT CCTGAGTTAGGTGACCTAGACACCTGGCAGGAAAATACCAATGcatgggaagaagaagaagacgccGCCTGGCAAGCAGAGGAAGTCCTGAG ACAGCAGAAGATAGCAGATAGAGAAAAAAGAGCTGCAGAAcaacaaaggaagaaaatggaaaaagaagccCAGCGGCTAATGAAGAAGGAACAGAACAAAATTGGTGTGAAACTTTCGTAA